A window of Aequoribacter fuscus genomic DNA:
GGAATAATGGTATGAAAAGGGCGTTTGCCGGACGCGTATACATTCGGGTGCCCTTCGGTCAAAGCAAACAGTTCACCTCGATCTTGCAGCATAAAACCCAGGCCATCAGGTACAAGCCCAGAACCCATACCGCGGTAATTTGACTGAATCAGAGAGACCATCATGCCCGAGGCATCGGCGACCGTCAGATACGTCGTATCGCCCTCACCTTCGAGCAACACTTCGCTTGGGCCGTAATCATTGGCGGCTTGCTTGGGATCAATACGCTGAAACTGCTGTTTACCGTATTCGTCTGAAATGAGCTGGTGGAGGGGCATTTCAGCAAAATCCGGATCAGCAAAACTGGCAGCCATGTCCGCAAAAGCCAAGCGTTTTGCTTCGACCATGTAATGTATCACCTCAGGAGAGCCTCGTTCCCACTGCGTGAAATCGACGTTCTTCAAGATCGACAGCATCATCAAAGCCGCGAGTCCCTGTCCGTTGGGGGGAAGCTCATACAACGTATGGCCCTTATAATCGACACCCAGCGGCGTTACCCACTCGCCGCGATGCGCCTCAAGATCGGCCAGTCGCAAGTCCCCGCCAATGCGTTGCATATACGTGTCGATGGTTTGTGCAATCTTGCCGGAGTAAAAAGCGCTACGCCCTTCTTGTGCAAGTAAGGCAAGCGTGTCAGCCAGATCCGGGTTGCGAAACACCTCGCCCACCAATGGCGCCTTATCGTCGGCAAAATAGGTCGTCATGGCATTATCGAGCTCTTCTATCATTGGCGCCACCTGCTTAAAACGCGCTAAATTTCGCTCAAAGTAATAAGCGATCACTGGCGAGACAGGAAAACCATCGCGGGCGTAATCGATAGCAGGTGCTAGCACCTCAGACATCGGGAGTTTTCCAAAACGTTCATGCATTGCAAACCAACCATCGACCGTCCCGGGCACCGTAACCGACAAAGATCCGTGTGAGGGAATTCCCTCATAGTTTTCTGGCAAACGCTGCTCTTGCTTTAGCCGCGCTATTGCGTCTTTCAATTCCTGCAGATCTCGTCCCATTGGGGAACGCCCAGACCCGTTGTAGCCGTAAAGTGTTTGCGTTTTTGGATCCCAAATAATTGCAAATAAATCACCGCCGATTCCGTTACCTGTGGGCTCCATCAAACCCAACGCGGCATTTGCGGCAATGGCCGCATCAACTGCACTACCACCCTCTTTCAGGATATCTAGCGCTACTTGAGAAGCCAGCGGTTGTGCGGTCGCTGCCATACCATTCTTGCCGTACACGGGACTGCGAGAATACTCTGGCCCCACAGGGCGCCCGCCCGAGCCCAGCTCTTGAGCGACTGCATTAGCAGATAATATGAATGCCACCAACAGGAAAATCGTGCGCATAACTAAAGCCTCCGTTTGTCGATTGAGTCTGACGAATTGGGTGCAGGAACTCAATTACTGATCGCGCAGGACCTGAACCGCTTTTGACGCAAACTCGCGCTGCGCGAGAGTGAATAGAACCAAAGAACTGGCCCCGAGCAAAACCCAGACGTTGATCAACCACCCCAGTAAGGCTAACGCAAAATAGTAAGCGCGCAACCCGTGATTAAAATCGTGATTTGCCAGATCGGACATCTTGGCCGCTCGCAGGGCGAAAGCTTCGAACTCGTCACTCAAGGGCAGCTCGATCGGCTCTCCATGATGAATAGGCGCCCCGCCCAACAAAATAGCGCACATAATGTACTGCCGAACGGCCCAGGTGAACTTAAAAAAAGCGTACACGAAAATCAGCGCCAAAAAGAAGAGCTTAGCCCGAACAGACTCCGCGGACGCTGAATCCGCCAGATGCGCTGAGTTAATCACCTCCACCAGACCATCTGCCGACATCATGGCCGTTAAGGTACCGGCCAGCAGCAGAATCGTCGTTGAGGCAAAAAAAGTCACCACCCGCTCTAGATTGCCCAAGATTGTCGCATCGCTGACACGCTGCTCACGCAGCATCACCTGGCGCATCCAATGCTCTCGATGCTTGCGCATAATACTGGAAAGCGTGTGCTCCCGCTTAGCGCGAAACTTAGCAATACGCGCGTAAGCAAACCAAGTACCAAAAAATATGGTGATCGCTACCCAATCTTTCACCATCAAAGGCGAATCAAAACCGCCGATCAGGGTAGCCGACCAATCCATTTAGCTGGCCACGTGGGCAGACATATAGGCCTGCACGGTAGCAAGGTCGTTATCGATCACGTCAAAACGCTCTTCGCGCTCGAATAAATCCGCCAAATGCTCGGGCAACGGTGGCGCAAAATCTAATCCGGCTTGAGCAATCGCGCTGGGGAACTTCGCCGCGTGAGCCGTCGCCAAGGTGATCATAGGAGTTTCGGGCTTTCCGTAAAGACGTGCTGCCGCCACACCGATGGCTGAATGCGGGTCAGCCAAGTATTGGCAGTCGTGCCACAAACGCGCAACCTCAGCGCAGGTTTCATCGTCGCTAACGCGATGACTCGCGAACAAGGCTCGAGTACGTGCCATCGCCGTCTCAGAAAAATGAATCGGTTCAGTTTTGAACTGTTCAAATAAATCTGCAATGGCCGCGCCGTCACGATCGTAGACATCAAACAATAAGCGCTCAAAGTTACTCGATACCGTGATGTCCATACTCGGGGATAGGGAAGCCTCTAGTGACATCTTGTCGTAGACACCGGTGGTCATCATTTTGTGCAGCACGTCGTTTTTATTCGTGGCAATCACCAACTGCTCTACCGGCAGTCCCATTTGTTTAGCGAGATAACCGGCAAAAATATCACCAAAATTTCCCGTGGGCACCGAAAAACTGACCGCGCGATCGGGACCACCGACGCTCAAAGCAGCATAAAAATAGTAGACAATTTGAGCCATAATGCGGGCCCAGTTAATTGAATTCACCGCGACTAGACCGCGATCTGCTGGCAGACCAGAGCGATCACCGAATGTCGCTTTCACCAGCGCTTGGCAATCGTCAAAATTGCCGCGAACGGCCAAGTTGTGAATATTCTCACCCACAACGGTCGTCATTTGCTTGCGCTGGACATCCGACACGCGCTGATACGGGTGCAGAATAAAAATGTCGATATTACTACAACGTTTGCAGCCCTCGATTGCAGCCGACCCCGTATCACCTGAGGTCGCGCCCATGATCATAATGCGCTCATCACGGCGCTTGAGGACCTCATCAAGCAAGCGCCCGAGCAATTGCAGTGCAAAGTCTTTAAACGCCAGGGTTGGCCCATGAAACAGCTCTAGCACCCATTGATTGGGAGCAATTTGCACCATCGGTGCAATCGCATCGTGCCGAAATACCGCGTACGTATCGGCCAAAATCGTGTCTAATTCTTCCCGAGAAAACGTATCCTCAACAAAGGGATATACAATTTCGGCTGCGAGCTCGGCGTAGCTTAACGAGCGCCATGAGCGAATTTGTTCTTGACTAAAGCTCGGTAGCTGGTCGGGAACATACAAACCGCCGTCTGATGCTAATCCGGTGAGCAAAACATCTTCAAAATTTAACGCTGGCGCTTTACCGCGGGTACTGATGTATTTCATGACTTCCTCTTTCTCACTAACCTTTCAGCGTTTCAACGCGAATCCGCATTACGTCTGAAAGTGTTGTTTCTAGCGCTTCAATTTCAGCGACTGCGCCCAGTAACTGCGCCTGCTCTGCTGGGTTCGTTAATACCACTAAAGACACGCTTTGCTGACCTTTAGTGGGCGGTTTTTGGATTAGAGCCTCAATGCTGATGCCTCGCTCGCTCAGGATACTCGATACCTTAGACATGACTCCGGGCTTGTCTTGAACATTCAAACGCAAGTACCAGGGCGTGACCACTTGAGCCATAGGCACGCTGTCGATCTCCGTGATCGAGTCAGCGTCTACACCCAAGGCGGGAATTTGCGGCAACTGATCAGCGGCCAGCTCTCGCGCAATATCCACGATATCTGCAACCACGGCTGACGCTGTCGGAGCGGCCCCTGCACCTGCACCACAGTAAAGCGTTGGTCCGACGGCAGAGCCATCAATAAGCACGGCATTTTCAACGCCGTTCACGCGCGACAGCAACTGCTCCTCAGGAATCAAGGTGGGGTGCACTCGAAGATTCACGCCTGCGTCGGTCAGCTTAGCAATACCCAAGTGTTTAATCCGGTAACCCAACTCCTCGGCAAAACTTAAATCTGCAGGGGTTATACGCGTCACGCCTTCGGTGTATACGCCATTGATATTCAAAGGAATTCCAAAAGCAATCGCCGCCAAAATGACGAGTTTGTGCGCCGCATCGATACCCTCGACATCGAAGGTCGGATCGGCCTCGGCATAACCCAAAGCTTGCGCTTCTGCCAGCACATCTTCGAAAGCGCGCTTGGCTGTACCCATCTCGGACAAAATAAAGTTGGTGGTGCCGTTGATAATACCGGCCAGCCAGTTGATTTCGTTACCCGCCAACCCTTCGCGCAGAGCTTTAATAATGGGAATACCACCGGCCACCGCGGCCTCATAGCGCAGTGCCACACCGTGTTCGCTTGCCAAAGCGAATAATTCAGTACCAAACTCGGCAATCAGCGCCTTGTTTGCAGTGACAACGTGCTTTCCCGCTTTGATCGCCCGCTCGACAAGCTCTTTGGCAACGGTTGTGCCACCAATAAGCTCAATCAAGATATCGATCTCGGGGTCGTCGACAACGTCAAAAATATCGCGACTGACCTTAATACCGGCAGTATTGCAAAGTGCGTTATCTCGGCGGGCACCAATGTGCGTAATTTCCAACGTTGCACCCGCTCTGCGGTTAATGGCCTCGCCGCTGGCAGCAAGAACGTTAACCGTGCCGCTGCCCACCGTACCCAAACCGCAGATACCCAGTTTGATCGTTTTCATTGCGTTCCCCTTAACCGACCAAACCGTCGTTTTTAAACATTTTTTTGATGTTGCGGATCGCCTGACGAGTTCTGTGTTCATTTTCGATCAAGCCAAAACGGACATAACCCTCGCCATATTCACCAAACCCAATGCCTGGCGAGACGGCAACCTTAGCGTCTTTCAACAATTTCTTGCTGAACTCGAGTGATCCCATATCACGATAAGCCTCGGGAATCTGAGCCCAGACAAACATCGTCGCTTTCGGGGGTACGACCGGCCAGCCTGCATTGTTCAGGCCACTGCAAAGCACATCGCGGCGGCTTTTGTACAAAGCCACAATATCGCTGACACAAGATTGATCGCCCTCTAAGGCGGCAATTGCGGCAACCTGTATAGGTGTGAACATGCCGTAATCAAGGTAACTTTTTACTTTAGCCAAAGCGCCAACCAAGGTGGGATTACCCACGCAAAAGCCGACCCGCCAGCCAGGCATATTGTAACTTTTCGACATCGTAAAGAATTCAACCGCGATATCTTTCGCGCCCTCGACCTGCATGATCGATGGCGCGACGTACCCATCAAAGCAAAGATCAGCGTAGGCTAAATCTTGAACCACCCATATGCCATATTCTTTCGCAATGGCGATGACACGCTCAAAAAACTCCAACTGCACACACTGCGTCGTTGGGTTCGACGGGAAACTCAGCACCAACATCTTAGGACGTGGCCAGGAATTTTTGATCGAGTTTTCTAATTCTTCAAAAAACTGGTGCTCGTCGCCCATCGGGACGTGGCGAATATCGGCCCCGGAAATCACAAAACCGTAAGGGTGGATCGGATAGCTCGGATTGGGCACCAAAATGGCATCACCAGGCCCAGTGGTGGCCAAAGCCAAGTGCGCCAGACCTTCTTTTGACCCCAGCGTGACAATGGCCTCTGTTTCTGGATCTAAATCAACGTCGTAGCGATTCTTATACCACGTGGTAATGGCCCGACGTAACCGAGGAATTCCCTTAGACTGCGAATAGCGATGTGTGTCGCCACGCTGAGCAGTCTCGACCAACTTATCGACAATGTGCTGTGGCGTAGGTTGATCGGGGTTACCCATACCAAAGTCAATGATGTCTTCGCCCCGCGCGCGGGCTTCCTGCTTGAGCTGCCCTGTAATGTTGAAGACGTAAGGAGGGAGACGGTCGATTCGTGCAAAATGGTCGTTCACAGTGATTCCAAAAATAAAGGGGCCCGGAGGCCTGGTCTAAAATGCAAGCGCGCGTGCGCTCAGTTGCTACTCTTTGGTAATACCCAAAATCTCAGCGAGTTGATCGGCTGTCTTGTAGCCTGGAATGAGCTCGCCCGAGTCTAAAACGATCGCGGGAGTACCGCTCACGCCAACGGCACGACCCAAGTTAAACTGCTCGGTAACTAGCGTGCTGGCACAGGTTTTGAGTGGTCTACTCTCGTTGTTTTTGTATGCAGTCAGGGTACCCGCTCGGTCATCAGAGCACCATGTGCTGACTAATTCATCCAGTCCACGACGATTTTTGTCCGCAGGATTTAGCCCATACCGTGGGTACGCTAGGTAGCGCACCTCAACCCCTAGCTCGTTTAGACGAGGCACCTCAGCATGTAGCTTGCGGCAGTAATAGCAGGTCGTATCGGTAAACACGCTAATGACGGCTTTGACCTCACCCTCCGGCATAAAAATGGTGGTATCGCTGTCTTCCACCGCTGCCATCAATTTCGCACGCTCGCCATTGCGGCGCATCTCAGTAATATTGACGACACCACTTTCAAGCACCGAGAACAAATCGCCGACAAAAAAGTACGAACCTGACTCGTGGGCCACAATCGTGGGGCCATTTAGGAACGTCACCTCGTAAAGCGCATCGACGCCCGCGGGTTTTACAGACTCAACCACCATGCCCGCTAGGCTCGCCTCAAGCGTCTGTTTTAACCGTGACTCGGCATCGTCGTCCGCTCCAAAAACGCGGGACGCAAGCATGGCTAACAGGCAGACAATCAAGATCTTCTGAAGGTTTTTCATCATAGGTCTCTGGGCATTGTGAATTGCACGTTCGGAAAGGTGTTATTGTACCCTGTGTCGCACACAGTTGGTATGGCTCTAACCCCTTGGATGGTGCTTTGCGTGCAAATCTTGCAAGCGTTGCTGTGCTACGTGAGTATAAATTTGCGTTGTCGTTAGATCGGAGTGACCCAATAGCATTTGAACGACGCGCAAGTCGGCCCCGTGATTCAAAAGATGGGTCGCAAAAGCGTGACGCAAAGTGTGTGGAGACAGAGGTGCCTTAATTCCCGCCCGCTTCGCATACAGCTTGATGCGATGCCAAAAGGTTTGGCGCGTCATACCTTGCCCGCGAATACTGGGAAACAACCAATCGTTCGCTTTTTTTTCAACGATCAGTGGGCGCCCTTCGCGCAAATAGCGCGTGAGCCAATCCAGCGCCTCCTCGCCCATCGGCACCAATCGCTCTTTCGAACCTTTGCCTAATACGCGCACAACGCCTTGATTAACACTGATATTCAGCTGCGTGAGCCCTACCAGTTCGCTCACGCGCAAACCGCAGGCATACAACAACTCAAGCATCGCTTTGTCGCGCAATTCAATGGGGCTTTCGACGTTTGGGGCACTGAGCAGGGCATCAACATCCTGCTCAGAGAGTGACTTAGGTAACGCGCGCCCCATTTTAGGCGACTCCACATCCGCTGTTGGATCCGTCACGCACCAGTTTTGCCGCAGGGCATAGCGATAAAAACTTCGTAAACAAGATAGCAGACGAGCCGTTGATCGAGGCGAACGCCCCTGCTTCAACCGAAGTCCCAAATAGCGCTGCAAATCCGCTCCGTCAGCTTGACGTAGCTGCCTGCCAGCGACCGCTTTGTCTAACCAGGCCTGATAGTGGGCAAGATCGGTACGATACGCGCTCAACGAATTATCGGAGAGCCCCCTCTCCATCCACAAGGCGTCAATGAATTGCTCGATATCAGGAGACGTCGCCATAGCACTTGAGCGTTTAACCAAGATCCCCAAACTCTACCACGACGTCAGCAAGCAGTTGTACTAAAACGCAAAAAACGCCGACCGAGGTCAGCGTTTTGCACAAGATGCCCGAGCCGAAGCCCAGAGAAAGCGGTTAGCTAGACAGCTTTTCTTTAATACGAGCCGCTTTACCGCTCAGTTCACGCAAGTAGTAGAGCTTCGCTTGACGAACGTCACCACGACGTTTGACCGAAATGCTTTCCACTAAGGGGCTGTACGTCTGAAAGGTACGCTCAACACCAACGCCATGCGAAATCTTGCGCAAAGTGAAGGCAGAATTCAGGCCGCGATTTTTAATACCCAAGCAAACGCCTTCGAAGGCCTGCAAACGCTCGCGGTTACCTTCTTTTACACGAACCTGAACGACCACGGTATCACCGGGGCTAAACTCAGGGATTTCCTTGCTCATTTGCTCTGCTTCAAGCTGAGAAATAATGTTACTCATCGTTGCTACTCCTTTTGAAACCCGCTCACGCCGGCTCGATCTACTTAATCTGTTTGCTGCTGCGCCAAATACTCGTCCAACAGCGTCTTTTCTTCCCGCGTTAACTCGCGTTGTTCCATTAGATCAGGACGTCGTTCTAATGTCCTAACCAGCGACCGCTGTAAACGCCATTTCCGAATGCGCTCGTGATTACCACTGAGCAACACGTCGGGCACAGCCTGCCCTTTGTATACTTCTGGGCGCGTATAGTGTTCGCAATCGAGAAGCCCGTTAACAAACGAGTCTTGCTCAGCCGATTGGTCGTGTCCCAACACACCAGGGACCCATCGACAAACCGCATCCATCACTACCATCGCCGGCAACTCACCACCGCTTAAGACGTAATCTCCGATCGAGATCTCTTCGTCAACTTCCGCTGCGATCAGCCGCTCATCTATCCCTTCATAACGTCCCGCGACAAAAATCAACGCGTCGTTACTTGCCAACTCTTTAACACGCTCTTGTGTTAGAGGTTGCCCTTGTGGCGACATATACACCACTCGTGCGTTCGGCGCCTGCTTTCGCGCCTCGTCAATAGCCAAACGCAAAGGCTCTATCGCCATTACCATGCCTGGACCCCCGCCATAAGGACGATCATCGACCGACTTGTGCTTATTAAATGCATAATCACGCGGATTTATCGCACCAATCTGCACCAGACCTAAGTCGCAGGCCCTGCTCGTGACCCCTGACCGGGTCAGGGCAGTCAACATCTCGGGAAAAAGTGTCACAAGCATTAACTGCATTGCTTTACCTCCCCTTTACCACTCAGGATCCCAATCGACCTCAATGGTATTCGACGCTCTATCAACGCCGAGAACAAATCGTTCAAGCAAGAATGGAATCAACCGCTCTTGCTCATCAACGCTACCTTCCGTGCTCTTAACAACGAGCACATCATTTGCGCCGGTTTCCAGCATATTGCTCACTTCGCCGAGCAACACCCCTTTTGTCACTACTGTCATGCCAATCAAGTCGCGCCAGTAGAATTCGTCTTCCGCCAACTCAGGGAGCACCGCGGACGGCATCGTTATATCGACACCCTTTAACAACTCCGCCGCGTTTCGATCATCAAGCCCTTTAAGCTTTACTGACCAGCCTTTTGTCAGACTTTTTCGAGCCTCAACTTCAAACGCAGACTTTTTGCCTCTTTGCATCAAGTACAAAGGCGCATACTCAAACAATTGCTCTTCTGGATCGGTGAAGCTTCTTATCCTTACCCATCCTTTGACCCCATGCGCGCCGAGCACTCGCCCGACCGTGATGAGATCATCGCCCGCCATGGGACTTAGGCCTCAGCTGAGCTAGAAGCCTCTTTCAACAAGCTGGCAACGCGATCTGACACTTGCGCGCCATTGCTACGCCAGTAGTCAACGCGATCAAAATCAACGCGCAAACGCTCTTCCTGTCCACGGGCTGTGGGGTTAAAAAAGCCCACACGCTCAATGAAACGGCCGTTGCGAGAGTTACGGCTATCAGCCACAGTAAAGTGGTAGAAAGGACGCTTTTTTGCTCCGCCTCTTGCCAATCGAATTGTTACCATAAATGTGTTCCTGTTAGTTTGAACGCCCCAAATTCTTGGTGTTACAAGGGCAATACCGGCACCCTTGCCGGAAAGGCGCGTATCATACGGAAAAACGGCCCGCTTTGAAAGCCCGATTTTTCACAAGTTTTCGTAATTTCTCAATCATTTACCGAAAGGGAAAACCACCGCCCTTTGGCATGTTACCGGCCATGCCTCGCATCATTCGCTCGAGGCCTCCGCCCTTCATCTTTTTCATCATCTTTTGCATCTGTTTGTGCTGTTTGAGTAGACGATTCAGATCTTGGACCTGTGTACCAGAGCCCAGGGTGATGCGACGCTTACGAGAGCCTGCGATTAAATCTGGATTGCGGCGCTCTTTCGGCGTCATCGAGTTGATCATGGCCTCCATACGCACAAACATTTTGGGGTCCATGCCCTGAGCAGCCTGGGCCATACCACCCATGCCGGGCAGTTTATCCAACATACCCGTTACCCCACCCATATTGTTCATTTGTTGTAATTGGTCACGAAAATCCTCTAGGTCAAAGCGCTTACCTGCCTTCACTTTCTTGGCGATACGTTCCGCTTTGGCCTTATCAACCTTTTGCTCGGCCTCTTCAATCAGCGATAAAACATCGCCCATCCCCAAAATGCGCGAGGCTATTCGGTCTGGGTGGAAAGGGTCCAGCGCCTGGGTTTTTTCGCCCACACCTAAAAACTTGATCGGCTTACCCGTAATCGAACGAACCGACAGAGCCGCACCACCACGCACGTCGGCATCGACTTTGGTCAAAATCACGCCTGTTAAAGGCAGAGCATCACCGAAGGCCTTCGCAGTGTTGGCCGCATCTTGCCCTGTCATCGCATCAACGACGAATAAGGTTTCTATTGGGTCAATTGCCGCGTGGAGGTCTTTTATCTCTGCCATCATTTCTGCATCAATGGCCAGGCGCCCCGCAGTATCTACCAACAGCACATCGCTAAATTGTGTTTTCGCCGTTTGCACCGCGCGCTTGGCAATCTCAACCGGCGATTCGTTCATGTCGCTTGGAATAAAACGAGCACCGACCTCCTGAGCCAAGGTTTCTAGCTGCTTGATCGCTGCCGGACGATAAACGTCAGCACTGACTACCGAGACTGATTTCTTCTCGCGTTCGATCAAACGACGTGCCAACTTAGCCACCGATGTCGTTTTACCCGCACCCTGTAGACCAGCCATCAGGATAATAGCGGGAGGCTGCGTAGCAAGGTTTAACGACTCGTTGGCCGAGCCCATGGTGGACTCAAGCTCTGATTGAACGATTTTTAGAAAAGCTTGCCCGGGGCTTAAAGCCTGAGCCACTTCTTGACCTAATGCCCGCTGTTTAACCGCCTCCGTAAACGTTTTAACGACGGGTAGGGCAACATCGGCCTCAAGCAAGGCCATACGCACTTCGCGCAGTGTGCCTTGAATATTATCCTCACTCAGCTTCGCTTTACCGGAAATGGATTTTAGGGTCGCAGACAAGCGATCTGACAAACTTTGAAACATGCTGACCTCTCTAGGGCTTCTGCCCTATTGATTATGTGACTCGATCTGGGTACAAAGGGGGATTATACGTCAACCACAGGCCAGCGCCCACTCATGACCGCCTTGATTATTGCTTTAGCGACAGCCACAGCGTATCTCGTGGCCGCTGGGCACCAACTTTACTACGCACCCAGACATCGTGGAGCCAGCTCTGTTTTGGCCTTGAGCAGCGGCGCACTCGCAATTATGTTGCACGCTTACTTAGTTTTTGGGGCTTTGCAGTCCCACGCTCTCGCGCCGCTGGGGTTTATCGAGGCATCATCACTCGCATTCCTGTTGACCAATGTCGTCGCCGCACTATTGCTGGTCATCAGACCCTTGCAAACGGTGCTGATTGGTCTATTCCCACTCTCTGCCCTGACCGTATTGGTCAGCGTACTGGCACCCAGCGAGATACAGGCCACCTCTCTGGCACCTGGCGTTGTCATTCACATTGCCTGTTCGTTATCCGCCAACGCCTTGCTGGCAATTGCGGCCATGCAGGCCGGGCTCGTCGCCTTACAAGATCGACAGCTGCGTAGACATCACAACTTGGGAGTAACCCGCTGGTTGCCACCACTCCAAAAGATGGAACGCTTACTCTTCGAGCTCTTGTGGATTGGTTTTGCGGTTCTCAGCTTAGCGATCATTACCGGTTTTGTTTTTCTAGAGGACATGCTCGCTCAGCATGTGGCGCACAAAACGGTCTTCACCATCAGCGCCTGGTTGGTTTACGCCAGTCTTTTATGGGGGCATCACCAGCAGGGCTGGCGATCAAGAACCGCGGTAAAACTCACTCTCGCTGGATTTTCCCTCATCCTGCTGGCCTACTTCGGCTCAAAATTCGTGCTGCAGTGGCTCCTCGACTAGAAAAGTATCGCTTTGTTGCTTGCGCGCTGGCCGGAAGTTCGAGACACTTACGCTTCAATAGCCACACGAGATTCACACAGCGTTGAACGAAGCGCCCTTAGAGTTGCTGTTTACAGCTCTCGCCATCTTGATCGTCCTGTCGGGTTTTTTCTCGTCTTCAGAAACAGGAATGATGTCACTCAACCGATTCCGCCTGAAACACTTGCGCAACGAAAAGCACAAGGGCGCAGAGCGTGCCAGTCAATTACTTGAGCGACCCGATAGGCTCATCGGCCTTATTTTGATCGGCAACAACTTGGTCAACATTCTGGCCTCTGCTATCGCGACGGTGATCGCGATCCGCTTGTTTGGCGACGCAGGTATCGCCGTCGCAACCCTGGTACTAACGCTCGTGATCTTAATTTTTGCCGAGATCACACCAAAAACGATTGCGGCGTTGCACCCC
This region includes:
- the rimM gene encoding ribosome maturation factor RimM (Essential for efficient processing of 16S rRNA), translating into MAGDDLITVGRVLGAHGVKGWVRIRSFTDPEEQLFEYAPLYLMQRGKKSAFEVEARKSLTKGWSVKLKGLDDRNAAELLKGVDITMPSAVLPELAEDEFYWRDLIGMTVVTKGVLLGEVSNMLETGANDVLVVKSTEGSVDEQERLIPFLLERFVLGVDRASNTIEVDWDPEW
- the rpsP gene encoding 30S ribosomal protein S16 is translated as MVTIRLARGGAKKRPFYHFTVADSRNSRNGRFIERVGFFNPTARGQEERLRVDFDRVDYWRSNGAQVSDRVASLLKEASSSAEA
- the trmD gene encoding tRNA (guanosine(37)-N1)-methyltransferase TrmD; translated protein: MQLMLVTLFPEMLTALTRSGVTSRACDLGLVQIGAINPRDYAFNKHKSVDDRPYGGGPGMVMAIEPLRLAIDEARKQAPNARVVYMSPQGQPLTQERVKELASNDALIFVAGRYEGIDERLIAAEVDEEISIGDYVLSGGELPAMVVMDAVCRWVPGVLGHDQSAEQDSFVNGLLDCEHYTRPEVYKGQAVPDVLLSGNHERIRKWRLQRSLVRTLERRPDLMEQRELTREEKTLLDEYLAQQQTD
- the ffh gene encoding signal recognition particle protein, yielding MFQSLSDRLSATLKSISGKAKLSEDNIQGTLREVRMALLEADVALPVVKTFTEAVKQRALGQEVAQALSPGQAFLKIVQSELESTMGSANESLNLATQPPAIILMAGLQGAGKTTSVAKLARRLIEREKKSVSVVSADVYRPAAIKQLETLAQEVGARFIPSDMNESPVEIAKRAVQTAKTQFSDVLLVDTAGRLAIDAEMMAEIKDLHAAIDPIETLFVVDAMTGQDAANTAKAFGDALPLTGVILTKVDADVRGGAALSVRSITGKPIKFLGVGEKTQALDPFHPDRIASRILGMGDVLSLIEEAEQKVDKAKAERIAKKVKAGKRFDLEDFRDQLQQMNNMGGVTGMLDKLPGMGGMAQAAQGMDPKMFVRMEAMINSMTPKERRNPDLIAGSRKRRITLGSGTQVQDLNRLLKQHKQMQKMMKKMKGGGLERMMRGMAGNMPKGGGFPFR
- a CDS encoding cytochrome C assembly family protein, yielding MTALIIALATATAYLVAAGHQLYYAPRHRGASSVLALSSGALAIMLHAYLVFGALQSHALAPLGFIEASSLAFLLTNVVAALLLVIRPLQTVLIGLFPLSALTVLVSVLAPSEIQATSLAPGVVIHIACSLSANALLAIAAMQAGLVALQDRQLRRHHNLGVTRWLPPLQKMERLLFELLWIGFAVLSLAIITGFVFLEDMLAQHVAHKTVFTISAWLVYASLLWGHHQQGWRSRTAVKLTLAGFSLILLAYFGSKFVLQWLLD